Within Triticum dicoccoides isolate Atlit2015 ecotype Zavitan chromosome 1B, WEW_v2.0, whole genome shotgun sequence, the genomic segment TGCGCTTGACCTAGAGCAGAACGACACCGGCACCGCGGTGCAGCAGGAGGCAAGCTGAGCCTTTGCTGCTTCTGCTGAACCTGGGGTCATCAGTTTCCTATGTTAGCAAAAATTCCTGGTACTGTAGGCGTTCGGTCCAAATGTCAGGGTGCTTTATGTACTGCAAGCAAGCTAGTTGTCGTTGGCCTATGGCCATGTAATCGTTGGGATGCATCTGGTCGCTTATTTGAAGGGCCGCGCACTATGGTTATGCCTTGCATGGCATGTGGTGTGCTTCCTGTTTGTTCCAGTGACACTCTCACCTGTACTAGTTCCTCTACGACAGCATCTCTCGAATGCTCTAGGGTGCCTCCAGTTTATAATCTTAGAGCAATCGATTAATTTTCTGAGCTGGAATATGAGGGGACTGAACTGCCCAAATCGACGCTCCACGGTTAGCACCACCATCGCCTTGTCATCTTGCCATGTTGTTTGCTTGCAAGAAACAAAGCTCGACAATGTCGATCAGTTCCACGGCGGCCTTTTTAGGTGGGCAGAGATTGCACAGTTTCGTGCAAAGACCGGCAATTGGCACTAGGGAAGGCATTTTGCTGCTCTGGGATGATCTTCTTGTTGATGTGTCAGATGTATCCCTCAACATGTATTGCCTTTCCGCAACGGTTAGCGTGCGTGGAACCGATGTGCTTTTCAAAATCACCTCCGTCTAAGGTCCCACAAAACACTCCTGCAGACGCTTTCTTTGTCAAGCTTCTGAGTCAGAAGCCGCCGCCGGGAATGGCTTGGCttgcttctagagatttcaaccaaATTTACAGGGCGAGAGACAAGAACAAGAGAAATGTTTATTGCAGCAGGATCAATCGCTTCAAGGCAGCGCTCCAGAGCTGTGAGCTCAAGGAAATCCACCTTCAAAACCGTAGATTTACTTGGAGCAACGAGAGGGCAAACCCAACCCTATGCAAGCTAGACTCCTTCTTCTGCAACGCAGAGTGGGATACTACATTCAACTCCCATATTCTGAATGCTCTCTCCTCCTCTCTGTCCTACCACTGTCGCTCTTGCTTGCCGATGATAAGGGACCGCGAAGGCCTCGGGTCTTCAAATTCGAAAACTTCTGGGTTTCCATGCCCAGATTCAACGAGGTGGTTCAAAAGGCATGGAGTGAAAGAGTTGACCACATTGAGCCATACCAAATTCTCTACCGCAAGCTCAAAAAGACAGCACTTCACCTTTCCGAGTGGAGTAGGGGCCTATTCTCAAAGGCAAAAAATCCACCTCCAAAGCGCCCTATTGGTGATTCTCCGCCTTGACATTTCCCAAGAGAGTAGGCTCTTGTACGCCGACGAGCTTGAGCTATGGGCTAGGCTCAAGAGGCGGGTCATTGCCTTGTCCGTGCTTGAAAGATCTCGCAAGAAGCAATGTGCCAGAATCTCCAACCTTAGGGAGGGGGACGCAAATACTAAATTCTTCCACCGCCGAGTCAGTGCTAGAAGGAGGAAAAACCACATCCATACAATCAAGAACGTGCAAGGATGGGTCACTGAGCATGTGGCCAAGGAGAAAGTAATTCATGAGCATTTTTCCAACGTCATGAAGAAGGGCCCCTTAAGCCGCAAAGACTTCAACTGGGATGAGATAAATTTGGAACCCCTTGACCTCCATGATCTTGACTTTGCTATGACCGAGGGTGATGTCCTCGAAGAGATCAACGATTTGCCATGTGACAAGGCCCCGGGTCCAGATGGCTTCACAGGCCTTTTTTCAAGAGGTGTTGGAACATTGTCAAGGCCGACCTCATGCGGGTCATAAACCATTTTGACTCCCTACACACGTCAAACCTCTAGTGGCTCAATTCCGCAAACGTGGTGCTTTTGCCTAAGAAAGATGGGGCGGAGCGAATTGCCGACTATAGGCCCATTAGCCTCCTCCACGCGATCGCGAAGATTATTGCGAAGGTGCTCTCCTTAAGGCTTGGCCCCCACATGACAAAGCTCGTCTCCAATGCCCAAAGTGTCTTCATCAAAACAAGAAGCATCCACGACAATTTCATGTATGTCTGTGACCTCGCTCGGCGCCTGCACAAGAGCAAGACCCATTCACTTCTCTTCGAGCTTGACATCCACAAGGCCTTCAACACCGTGAAGTGGGAGTACTTTCTCGATCTTCTCCAACGGCGAGGATTCCCAAGCAAGTTTAGGGACTGGATCGCAGCCCTTATTAGCTCCTCCTCCTCGAGGATCATCCTCAATGGTATTGTTGGAGACCCAATTAAGCATGGACAGGGCCTTCGGCAAGGGGACCCCATATCCCCGCTGCTTTTTGTCATCGCCAAAGAATTCTCGAGGTGGCTACGAGAAAGGGGCTCCTCCATAAAATCAGGGGTAGGGGAGCCATGATGAGGACCTCCCTCTATGCGGACGATGCGGTCATCTTCTTGGCTCTGATCTAAAGGGACATCAACAACCTTGCAAACATTTTGAGGGGCTTCGGTGAGGTCATGGGACTGTGCGCTAACTTCAACAAGAGCTCTTTTGTGCCCATCTGATGCAACCACCTCGATTTGGGACGTCTGACCCATAGGTTGCCGGCTGCTAGGACTTCCTTCCCTCTACGATACTTGGGGTTCCCTCTCTCAGTTTGGCAACTAAAGTTGGTGAATCTTCAGTGTCTAGTGGACAAGGCCGCAAACAAGCTAACAACTTATGAGGGCAAAAACATCACCACCATCGGACGAACGACTcttgtcaagtccgtgatcacctcccaagtggtcTACCCCGCCACACCGCTAGTTATTCCGCCAACCATCATGCTCAAAGTCAACAAACTTGAGAGAGCTTTCCTTTGGCCCGGTTCGGACAAGACAACGGGAGCAAAATGCAAGGTGAATTGGGAGATTGTTTGCCGGCCACTTCAGTATGGGGGACTTGGAGTTCTCAACACCAACAAGTTTACACGTGCCCTCCGGTTGCGATGGTCGTGGTATGAATGGAAGGAGCCCACCAAGATGTGGGTGGGGATGGGAAACCCATGCGATGAGGAGGACCTAAATTTTTTCTATGCTTCCACTACTATCACCATTGGCAACGGTGCGAAGACCCCTTTTTGGGACTCACCGTGGCTTCATGGGCGCAAGCCAAAAGACATTGCCCCGCTCATTCACAAAGTGTCAAAGAGAAAGAATTGGAAGGTTCGGGAGGCCGTCCCGCACAATGCATGGATCCTCAAGATCCAACCGCCCACCATCATCTCTGCGGAGCACATCACGCAGTTCTTCACTCTATGGGCGCTTTTGCATGAGGTCCAACTCGATGATCTCACCGAGGATGACATTGTGTGGAAGCATACGGCTAGTGGGACCTACTCGAGGCGTCATTCTTAGGGATGGTTCTTACACCCTTAGACAAAATGGTTTGGAAGGCTTGGGCTCCCCCAAAAGTCAAGTTCTTCGCTTGGTTAGCGCTACAAGATAGAATTTGGACTGCCGATCGTTTGGCAAAACGTGGGTGGCCCAACTGTGATCTCTGCCCTCTCTTCATGAGAGTGCAGGAATGTGGGCCTCATCTTTTCTACAAATGTCGCTACACACAGAGGCTCTGGCCTTTGATCATTGACAAATTCCACATTCTCGATCTTGACACCAACGGTTGGCCCCTGTTTGACTTAGTTTAGGCTTGGTGGGAAAGTACCTGCGGCACCGCCACGCCAAACCGTCAAGCCAAGGCGTCCCTACCATGCTTGTTTCGTGGACTGTCTGGAACAGCAAAACGCAAGGGTCTTCAAACACAGGAGCGCTCCTCTAACTATATTGCTTGCCTCTATGGAGACCGAGGCCAACCTTTCGGTCATCACCGGTGCCAAAAAATTAGGGTCCATTATTTTGCGAGAGTGATCTCATGCCGTGTATTGAGTGACTTGTAACAAacactattctctcttatttaatggatgaggcaaagcttttgcctccgttttaaaaaattttgtttgggtttaacACCAGGTTGTCTTGCAGAGATGCATCATAAGATTacggaaacactaacgcccacacgtgtggcacgtctccaactcgcccacacgcctggattgtcgttGATTGTTTTTTGCATGAATCTTGACACCAAAGGTGGATTTGGTGTTCCACGTAGGACAAGCCCGGTGTGTGGTGTGTAGGTAGTTCGCCCGCATGTTGTTTCTCCCTCGGACGAGACCGATTGCGAGTcggggcgtgcggtggaactgTCGTCGCGCCTGCACGCCACGCACGACTTCTGTTCCCCATCTCCCACGACTGCCCATTTTcccactctcccacacccaagctatcatttgccatgttttttACAGGGTACATGACAACTGCCCTATTTGtgattgtaagcagatggcaactctcttttacccgaacatgttattGTTGCCACGTCTGTTCGTAGCGCTACATAGCAActgtctagtgttagtaggtggcaactcctaaagataCCATCGGCTCCCACATGCCTGTCTCCTCTCCCACACACCAACCAAAAGCTATCAGTTGCCATGTAtttttgcagggtacatggcaactgccctagtgttcTTGTAAGcaaatggcaactctctctttacccGCACATATTTTTTCCCATGtttttgtagtgctacatggcaactgtctagtgttagtaggtggcaactcctaaaggttttcaaatcatggcaactgtagtagaCCAAATCATACATGACAACAACTGCAGTTGCCCAAAAAATGGCATCCGACACtcgacctgagatggcaactgcagttgagcaaccatggcaactgtagttcagcaacatggcaactacagttaaaCAAACATGAAAGAGGGTCGGGACGATGGCAATCGCGGCAGGACGCGTGGTTACTGCTACGCGCGGCGTGTGGCTCGTAGGCGGGGAGGGGCGACGGCCGAGACGGGTCGTGTGGGCCGCGTGGTTGCTCGCGCCGAACGTGCTCGTGCGGGCGATCGCGCCGCACACCGAACGTGCGGGCAGTGGCGGGGTGCGCCCGGACGTGCTCGTGCTTAGGACTCCATGGCGTCACAGATTGAGCACGATTCATTTTAAATTTTTTATGAATCATTACCAAGCAAGGACGTAAAGGGCAAGGGGTTAGCTGCAAAACTTGGTTTAAGTGGCTGATTAGATTCCACCTTTGGTCCGCACCGTACGTTCTGCAAATTAATACTTTTCAGTTTTCATTGAACGGGCGTTTTCACTTGATACTTGTAAATGCTTTTATGATCTGCAAACAATCTCTTTGCAATTAACCAAAGATCCAAAGATACAGTGATAGATAGACGGACTGTCAATGAACTTAAGCAAGTTTCAAAATCATTtaagcaaatactccctccgttccaaaatatagcgcgtcctcggtttccgtgcttcaactttgaccattaatttaatcaacaagaccgactgcggcgggcgaaaaaattataccaatgaattcgtattcaaaaaaagtttttaattatataatttttgatcccgccgcagtcggtctcgtgggttaaatttatggtcaaagttgaacctcaaaaagcgtgggcgcgctatattttggaacggagggagtagtctttACATAGTCATGCGCTGTCGGATTAAATGCAGCATATCAAGACCGATAAACAGCAGCAGGCTTTAGAACAGCTAAGAGGCAGAAAACAAAATAGCACAGATTACAGACTAAGTTCCATATCGGCATCCAGGCAATCAATTAGATGGTTCAGAGCACACTTTTGATGCTATGAGATCCAAGGCTGAAACTCTTAGACAGGTGCTTGATCATCCGGAGAGGTCGGTCGCCATTGATGCAGGGTTTCACCTCCACGCCGGTGAAGACGGCAAACTCACAGTTCATGGTCTTACAGAAGGAAATGATGCAAAAGTTGCCTGAGCCAAGGTTAACCAGGTGGCACTTGTATGGCGACCAATTCTCCGGCAGGTCGAGATCATCAAAAGTATGCTGCAATGCTGGTGGGCCGCCATGGTGCATTGTAGTGCAGGTTAAAGCGCACAAGCGGTGGGGGCTGTCAGCAGATAGAGCGAAAGAAAGGTTGAGCTCGGGAACATACTCTGCTTTGCCGTAGAAGGGCAGCACCCAATTGCCAGCCTGAGTCCATAACTTTGTCACTGTATCAAAGGTGTAGGTGCCAACGCCCTTCTCGACAGAGGATATGCATATGGTCGAGCCATTGATCATCATGGAGGAACAAATGTCAATGGTTCTTCCATAGTCATGGCCTAGAAATGGTGGTACTGGGAGAGTATCCCAGTAGAATGAATTGGTGTAGTTAGATTTTACATGGGATTCGGAGGAGAAACTATTAGAGCGGTAGCTGAGGACCCTAAAGGGAGAATTGATAGTGGAGGCCGGTGACAGGTCCAGTATATAGTAGCGGTGAGAGTCTAAGGGGTTAGCTTGGGGTGCAGAGAAGCAGACGCAATTAGGTCCCTTGGGAAAATTCATAGATTGAATGGGTTGGACCGAGTTTAAGTCGTTGTCGTAGAGAAATGCACTGTGAGTAGAGTCTGCCAGCAGGAGGCAGTTCTCTGTCAACAGAGCAGAGAGGAGAAATGATCCAAACCTGAGTTGCGGCTTATGCAACTTCAAGGGATCTATCAACGCTCCTGGATTTTTCTTCTCCAGTTTTGCATCTTCTGCAGCTTCTGCTTTTCCTGTTGACCGGCAGAAGAGATGCTTCCAAGGGTCGACGAGGTACAACGAATTGATGCGAGTGTTCAAGTCCTGTACTATCACATTCAAAAACCGACGATGCATCCTCTCCAACTCCAAGTCCAAATTGAATAATCGAATCTTCTGAGAGATGGCCTGACTAAAAAGAAAACATCGAGACTGAGATATCCAAATTGCT encodes:
- the LOC119335169 gene encoding uncharacterized protein LOC119335169: MHRRFLNVIVQDLNTRINSLYLVDPWKHLFCRSTGKAEAAEDAKLEKKNPGALIDPLKLHKPQLRFGSFLLSALLTENCLLLADSTHSAFLYDNDLNSVQPIQSMNFPKGPNCVCFSAPQANPLDSHRYYILDLSPASTINSPFRVLSYRSNSFSSESHVKSNYTNSFYWDTLPVPPFLGHDYGRTIDICSSMMINGSTICISSVEKGVGTYTFDTVTKLWTQAGNWVLPFYGKAEYVPELNLSFALSADSPHRLCALTCTTMHHGGPPALQHTFDDLDLPENWSPYKCHLVNLGSGNFCIISFCKTMNCEFAVFTGVEVKPCINGDRPLRMIKHLSKSFSLGSHSIKSVL